Part of the Ptiloglossa arizonensis isolate GNS036 chromosome 7, iyPtiAriz1_principal, whole genome shotgun sequence genome, GCGTCTCTAGCTTTACTTTTGTCGAGACCCAGTTgttgaattttttccatttgTTCTGTAACATAAGCTACTCTTCTATCGAAATAATCCTTCGCTTCCGTGATATTCTTCTCTGCATAATAGCCAGTTCCAATGTCGACCAACACGTTATCTGTATCTGCCAGTTTTCCAGTAACGTACATCGATCCGGTTAATGGTACTAGGATTTCACTACCTGCAATAAAATCATTTCTTCCCGATTGCAACACATAGCTCCTATCAAATTACCTAACCTCAATTAACGTACCGGAAACTAAATAGATTATACAATAAACTAAAATATAGGAATCAATTTACTCTTACCTTTTGAAGACGGGGAAATCTTTTCAAGGCACGATCCCGATTCTTG contains:
- the Pfdn5 gene encoding prefoldin 5 produces the protein MSTILHSPLLRKVDLTTLNLQQLTVLKQQLDQELVVFQDSLQTLKIAQSKFQESGSCLEKISPSSKGSEILVPLTGSMYVTGKLADTDNVLVDIGTGYYAEKNITEAKDYFDRRVAYVTEQMEKIQQLGLDKSKARDATVDVIEMKYQSQMQKEGSEHA